A region of the Rhizobium leguminosarum bv. trifolii WSM1325 genome:
TTCTCGCATCGGTCGCAGGCTATCTGCTCGCCTGTTTCTCCGGCGGCGCGGCGCTCAACATGGGCACGGAATATCTGCTGATGTCGATCGCCGTCGTCGTGATCGGCGGCACGGCGGTTGCCGGCGGCGATTCCAACGTACCGGGCATCTGGGGCGCATCGCTCTTCATGTTCCTGGTCGTCTCCATGCTCAATACTTATGGGTTCGGCGCCGGCATCCGCCTGATCATGACCGGCCTTATCATCATCAGCGTCATCATGCTCGCCGGCGGTCGCCGGGCCGGCATGCGATAAACGGGAAAACCGCCATGGCCGAGGCCAGCATTTACGAAATCCACGACCCGCGCTTCCGGCAGATGATCGTGACCAGTGCCGGTCTGGACGAACTCTATTCCGGCTGCCGCTGGGCGGAGGGTCCCGTCTGGTTCAACGATGCGAACCAGCTGCTGTGGAGCGACATTCCCAACCAGCGCATGCTGCGTTGGACGCCCGAGAGCGGCGTCTCCGTCTATCGCCAACCCTCCAACTTCACCAACGGCCATACGCGCGACAGGCTGGGACGGTTGATCTCCTGCGAACATGGCGCGCGCCGCGTCACCCGCACCGAGATCGACGGCTCGATCACCGTCCTCGCCGACCGTTTCGAGGGCGCCAGGCTTAATTCGCCGAACGATGTGGCGGTGAAATCAGACGGCTCGATCTGGTTCACCGACCCAACCTACGGTATCATGTCGGACTATGAAGGTTATCGCGCCGAGCCGGAGCAGCCGACCCGCAACGTCTACCGGCTCGATCCGACGACCGGCGCGCTTGCGGCCGTCGTCACGGATTTCATCCAGCCGAACGGCCTCGCCTTCTCGCCCGACGAGACAATCCTCTATGTGGCGGATTCGGCCGCAAGCCACGACGAAAGCCTGCCGCGTCACATCCGCGCTTTCGACGTGGTCGACGGCAACAGGCTCACGAACAGCCGCGTCTTCTGCCTGATCGACAACGGCATCCCAGACGGCATCCGCACCGACGTCAACGGGAACCTCTGGTCGAGTGCCGCCGATGGCGTGCATTGCTTCGACCCGGCGGGTAAGCTGATCGGCAAGATCCGCGTACCGCAGACCGTCGCCAACCTGACCTTTGGCGGGCCGCAACGCAACCGGCTGTTTATCGCGGCGACGCGGTCGGTTTATTCGGTTTATGTTGCGGTGAGTGGGGCTCAGGTGCCGTGAGGTGGTGGTGGTTGGGTTGTATGGATTTGAACAGCGGACGCTGTCACTTTCGTTGAACCGGCAACGTTGCAGTCAACTACGTTGAATGATTGAATGAAATCAAAGCCTTATTGCAGTCTCGACGTCAGCCCGCTCGACAAATCACTGTAGGTTGAGGTCCAGACATAGCTGATGGAGTTTCATGCCGCCGGGTAAAATAGCATTTAAGGTTGTTGGTTTTCTACATCTACGCCGATGATCAAGCGAGACCAATGCCCGAGTTATACTCTGTGGACGATTGTCAACTGTTGTGTGAAACGGTAACGCCAAAGTTGCGTGCGTCGTGATTACGAACTAACTTGCTGCTTGTTGATCGCGCGGAGACTATCTCAAGCCGCGGGATATAAGCATTGGTATTCATGACCGACCATTCGCTGAAGGACACCCAGGCAGCCAATCCATCCGCCAGCGGTCCGGCGGGTGCGCTGTTCGAAGGCCAGGTTGGTGCCCACTATCTCCTCACGCTCCTAGCTGAATCAGATCCGCGCGGCCTACCAGGTGTGACGGCGGAAAGGGTCGAACTGCAAAGGGCGGGCGAAGGACATCCGCTCGATGATGTCATAGTCCGTGGCACAACGCGCACTGGCTTGCCTGCTGTTCTTGAGGTGCAAGTCAAACGAACAATCAGGTTTGCGCCGGCCGACTCAGTGTTCAGGGACGTGGTTGAACAGCTCGCGCGGGCCTTCCTGACTCTCGATGTCAGCAATCTGCACCATCAATTCGCTGTGGCAACTGAGCGGACCTCGTTCAAAATTACCGGTCCTTACCAGGACGTTCTTCGGTGGGCACGCGAACTCAGTTCGGCAGATACCTTTATCGAGCGCATCAATCGAAAGAACGTCGGCAATGACGACATGCGTGCCTTCATCGCCACGGTTCGCGGCCACCTTGGCGCTTGCGGCTGTACAAATGACGACATGACGGTATGGCAGATCCTGAGACGGTTCCAAATCCTGACCTTTGATTACGATGCACCAGGCTCCCAATCGCTGGAGCTGGCCACGGAGCGTTGTCGGGACGTGCTAGAGCCGGATGAAGCGCCGAGGGCAAGCGCTTTCTGGAAAGTGTTGACCGAATCTGTAATCCGGTCCGCCGCCTCAGGTGGAGAGTTTGATCGTGTTAAGCTGGTGACCGAGCTCGCATGTGTCGACGGCTTCCGTTTGCGCGGAACTCGGCGTAATCGCGCACCACGCCAGACGCTGCAAAATTCGTCTGCACTCGCCGCGGAGGCTCTCCGGCGCGATATCGGTGGCGCAACGTTGGCTCGGACTGCCCAACTGGACATTGTAAGGGGATCACGGGATCACGGGCGCTACCTCGAGATCCGCGGAGGCCCAGGCGTCGGCAAGTCCGGCATCCTCGGCATGCTCGTAAAAGAGATGCTGACCGAGGCAAGCGCGATGGTTCTTACTCCCGAACGAACGCCTTCGGGAGGGTGGCTCGTGTTCAAGGCGGCGCTCGGTTTGGAGGGAAGCCCGCAGGAGTTTCTTTCAGATCTCGCAAGCGACGGCGGAGCCGTGCTGTTTATCGACAGCCTGGATTTCTTTCAAGATTCGGGAAAAAAGGCGACGGTAATCGACCTAGTTCGGTCCGCGGTCGACGTGCCGAGCTTCCAGGTCATCGTCACCGCCCGTACCGACTTCGACAAAGAGGAGCCGAACTGGTTACCGGCAGAGACCCTAGAACGGCTTGGCCGCGCTCCTCCGATCACGATCGGGGAATTGGGTCCGGAGGAGCTGGAGGAACTGAGAAAGGCCGCACCATCGCTGCGGGCGCTTCTTTCGGATGATCACCCGGCGCGATCAATTTCTCAAAACCTATTCCGACTTTCTCGATTGCTTGAGGTGCAAGGATCGACACAAGAGCTTCGTTCCGAGGTGGATCTAATCGAGCGGTGGTGGAAGACCGGTGACGGGGTCAGCGAAGGGCGACGTGATCGCGCCCGTCTCCTCGCCGATCTGTCCGAACAAACGCTCATCGGCGCGGACCACGTCGTGACGCGGAGTTTGCCTGCGACGGTTGAGTCCCTCATAGCCAGCGAAACACTGGTTGAAATCGGGCTTGATCGCGTGTCGTTTCGACATGACGTCTTGCGCGAGTGGGGTGTTGCTGCGATCCTTAGCGACGACTTGTCCAGGCTGGACAATCTCCCACTTTCTCAAGCCGCAGCTGCCTCGCTGGTCAGGGGCGTAGAACTTGGTGCGCGCTTCGCGCTTGAGCGGGCAACCGACGGTCAGCCGTGGGTCGAGTACCTTGACCGCGTAAGCGTCGCGGGCTCGCATCCGTCCTGGCGTCGCTGGTCGCTATTGGCAATCCTTCGGTCTGAGATCGCTCCTATCCTGCTCGATCGAGCTGCTACTTCGCTTTTCGAAAACGAAGGATCTCTCCTGGGCGAACTGATCCGCACCGCGAAGGCTGTCGAATCTCGCCCTTTTAGAGAGATGCTCGCTCAGGCAGGCATTACGCTTCCTGTATCGGTCCCGGAAGGTTTCTACGCTGCTGCCAACCCTTCCTGGGCGACGCTGGTCTACTGGCTGCTCAATAGAAAGGAAGAACTCCCGCTCGAGTTGGTTCCTGACATTGTCGAGCTTCTCCAAAACCTGGGCGCTTCGATGCTCTTTTTGGATCCATTGACGCCGAAAATGGCGAACGTTTTGGCGGATTGGCTCGATGAAATCGATGAGGCACGCGATTTCGAGGTCTACACCAAGGGAGGCCCCAGATCGCGCTTTTCCGGTGTCTTTTCGTACCATGACCTCGAAAAACTGGGCGATGACATGCGACGCGCTTTCGCGCTTATGGCGGCGCGCGTTCCTGAACGCGCGCAGTCCCATTTGAGAAGTGTGTTGGCCAGGACTCATAACGACTCGACGATCCAGAACATTCTTAGGTTCAGGGGGATGTTTGCCAAAGTCGCCCCATCGGAACTCGCCGAGCTGACGCGCACAGGTCTCGTTCCGTCGCCGTCGGAGGACGATGACTACGAGATGTCGTCGCGGGAGCGCATTTTTACTCATCTCGATTTGGATTTCCTTCCAAGCTCGCCCGGCCAGGGACCCTTTTGGGACTTGCTCAGCGAAGCACCCCGGACGGGTTTGGATCTCATTCGCGACTTGGTGAATCATGCGCTCGCCAAGCTGAAGAAAGGACGAACTCCTGGGGACGGGGTGACTCTCGTCCTACCATCCGGTCCACGGTTTTTTCCTTGGGAGAAGACCTACACGTGGTCACGCGGCACAAGCGGCTTTCACGCACTGGAGTCCGGTCTGATGGCCTTGGAAGCGTGGGCGCACGCGCGACTTGATCGCGGCGAGGCACCGGAAGTCGTGATTGCTGACATCCTCGGACCGGACGGGTCACCGGCTGCTTTTCTGCTGGTCGCTGTCGATATTCTGATTTCGCACTGGCCAAAGACGGTGGCGTTGGCGATGCCGTTCTTAGCATGTCCGCAGCTCCTGTCGTTAGACCGGGATCGACAAGGGCACGATGCGTTGCCCGGATTTGATCCGCTGGGGCTGGGAGCTCTTCGCCGGAAGGAGCCAATGGGTGTTGTCCGCCTCGCTGACCTGAATAAGCGCCCGTCTCGCAGCGTTCCGTTGGATTTTCTGATCGGAAACTTTGCGCACCGAGATGGCGCGGACGTCAGTGGCCTTCGTGATCTCCTCCAGTTAGTCGCAGCGCAGCTTGGACCGCCAAAACCCGATGATACTTTCGCCGCTCCGAGATTCATGACATGTCACGCCCTGAACAAGATCGATCTGGCAAACTGGCATCCCGCCGATGGTGGCTGGGTGTACAGGTCGCCACCCGATGAAGAGCAACACCTTGCGGCGCTCCACGCTGAGCAGGCCAGCGAACTGCAAGATCTGAATATCAGCCTCGCCGTCCAAAACGCCTTGGAAGACCCTAGCAAATCCAGCGCAGAACTCGCGGAACAAGCTCTCCTCTATGCGAAGCGTTTGGAGAACGCGCCGGACAACTCAGAGCAAAACGAAATCGTCGATCGCAGGAATGCGTTTTCTTCGGCGGCCATGATCGTCGCGAGAGACGGTTCCGACCGATTACTTGATGCACACGAGGAATGGGTGCGGAAGGTGTTAAACGACACATTTGCGGATGGAAGGCGCGACGTCGGCGCCAGCCAGCGCGATGGAATCCGCTACAATCCGATCGCCATCGCGGTGGTCGGACTGATCCATCTCTGGCGACGACGAGGTACGGACACGGATCGCGACTCATTGCTGCACCTGGCAGGCCGGGATACGCCCGAAGCCGCGCATGGGTTTGGTGCCGCTCTCCCGGTCGTTCGCCAGCTCGATGGCCGGATGATCCCCGCTCTATTGCGATGTGCGCTGCAGGCGCAAATCAGGCGGTCACTCAGATGGGATGCGCCCGAGGAAGAGAAGGAGGCAGATCAGGTGGATTTTCACCGGCGGGTGAAAGACGCGATTGTGGCCGAATGCGCCTGGCTTGATGGCGGCACGGAACCCGGCTGGCCGGTATTCCCGCGTAACGATATTCATGTCAGACGCGGAATTCGGATTGGTGATTCGGCGAATAATCGGCCAGCTTCGCGACGGAATCATCGAAAGGAGTCGATGTACACACAGTCGGCCGCCTTATGGCTCCGGTTGCTGACTCTCGACGCAGTTTCAAACGACCTCACGTGGCTGCCGGCGTTTGTCGACGCCTACGCAGAATGGACCGCGGAAGCAAATGGTGCGGGCCTCGAGCGAACGGCCGACGTCGACGTGCGCCTCAATGAGTGGAATAACGCGTTCTTTTCTCTTTTCGTACGGTCGATGGTGTCTCTCGACGTGGGCAGGGCGGAAGCTCAAACGAAGCACGCGATTGATGTCCCCGACCGATCATTCTACGACATATTGGCCGAACTCAATCCACCGATCGATATCTCTTATCTCAATGGGCACGGCCTAAGCGTCAGTGTGGTGGTGAAGCTAAGAGAGATCTTGGCTGATCGGCTTATGCAGAGCACCGGATGGCGCCGGGAACATGACCGGACTGAACTTTCAGTTGAAATGCGGATTGGCCCTGCGATTGCGGCGATGTTCTTCAACGAATATAATGCCTTAACTAAATCAAGATGCTACTTGTATGCAAAGGGTGTGGCGCTGATTGACCCCTTTCTGCCAAAGCTCAGTGAGTTGATCAGTACAGGTCCGGTTCCGTTTACAGCCATGCTGACCATGAATCTTTTGGAAGTGTCACCTCTAGCGAGACACATGCCTTTCTTTTTGAGCAGCGCGCTGGTCTGGCTCACTCGGCAGCCCACTAATACCGACCTTTGGGTCGAGGCCGGTCTTGGCATTCGCTTGGCGGCATGGATCGAGAAAATTGTCTCGATCGATGCCTCACAGCTGGCGACAGGTAACCAGCTGCGCGCCAAGATTGACGATGTCCTTGCGAGATTGGTCCGGGCCGGCGTTCCCGAGGCACACCGCATTGAGCGGCAAATCGCGCAATCGTTTCGGTAGACCGGTTAGCCGCGCCGCTGATTGCAAATTAGCCAACGATCACGACCTGGCCGAGACCCATTACTCGCCCGTTACTTGCCAGCGGGAAACGACTTATCACGGTAAGCGGTGTCCCGCTTCCACCTTGTCCAAGCTGCATTGTGTAGAACGCCGAGCGCTGTGACGGGGATGACAACCATTCAGCCACTAGCGATCGGTACTCAGTTGCTCAAGCTCAAGGACGTTTCCTTCTGGATCGCGTGCGTAAGCGATCAGGTACGGCTTCTCTGATGTCCCAAAATCCGTGACTTCGCCAATTTGCGCCCCACCTGCTTGGATGATCTTGGAAAGTACATCGCTAATGTCTTCCATCTGGAACGCCAAGTGACCGTAGCCGGGTTCGTTAACTCTTGGCTGATCACGATGATGGGTAACCGTATGCTCGTGTATTTCCAGAAAGGGACGTTCAAGTTCGGGGAATTTGAGCCAGATCGTGTATATCTCAGCGTTCGGAAGGCCATTTCCTCGCGAGACGATTTCCCCTGACAACATCTTGGGTGCGCGAAGCAATTCGCATTTCATGACATTCACGTAGAACGCTGCAAGCGCTTCCGCATCGCGAGCTACCAAGTTGATGTGAGCAAGTTTCATGGCATTCGTCATCCTCGTTATGAGGCGACCCTATCGGTTGGTCGAGGGCAACGAAAGAAGTCGCGTTGGGGCAACTGCCGCCCTGGCATATTTACTCGGTCGGATATTTCCACGGCAACAACTCCTCAATCCGTGTCTGCTTGTGGCCGTTGACAATGGCGGTGAGCGTGGCGGTCAGCTAGGCCTGCGGATCGACTGCATTAAGCTTACACGTCTCGATGAGCGAGGCGATGGTCGCCCAGTTCTCGGCCCCGGCATCGTGTCCTGCAAACAATGCGTTCTTGCGATTGAGGGCTATTGGGCGGATGGTTCGCTCGACGCTGTTGTTGTCGATCTCGATGCGGCCGTCGGTCAGGAAGAGCTTCAGACCATCCCAGTATTTGGCAATGTAGGCCAAAGCTTCGCCGAGTGGGGATTTGGTCGCGACACGGGCGCGGTGATGGACAAGCCAGGACTGCATGTCGGCGATCAATGGTGCTGAACCTTCCTGTCGACCAGCAAGACGAGCCTCTGGATCAAGGCCTCGCAGTTCGGCCTCGATCCGATACAGTTCACCGATCCGTTTGACGCCATCTTCGGCAATAGGCGCTGTTCCGTTGCGGGTGATCTCCACCAGCTTGCGGCGAGCGTGTGCCCAGCAATAGGCAAGCCGAATGTCCGGGTCCGACACGCTCTGGCGCGATCAGCCTGTTGTATCCGGCATAGCCGTCGACCTGCAGGGTGCCTTCGAACCCCTGCAATATCCGTTCGGCATGAATACCTCCTCGACCGGGAGCGTAGGTGAAGGCGACACCTGGCGGAGCACCACCACCCCAAGGACGATCATCCCGTGCTAGCGCCCAGAAGTAACCGGTCTTGGTCTTGCGGGAGCCAGGATCGAGCACCGGCGCTCGGGTCTCGTCCATGAAGAGCTTGGTTGAGCGCTTCAGGTCGGCAATCAGTGCATCGAAGACGGGACGCAATTCGAATGCTGCCCTGCCGACCCAGTCTGCCAGTGTTGAGCGGTCGAGGTCCAAGCCCTGACGGCTCATGATCTGGGCCTGCCGATAGAGCGGAAGATGATCGGCATATTTGGAGACCAGCACATGGGCGACGGTCGCCTCCGTCGGCAGCCCAGCCTTGATCAGCCGTGCCGGAGCAGGAGCCTGAACGACGCCGTCTGTGCAGGCTCGGCACGCATATTTGGGGCGACGGGTAACGATAACGCGGAACTGTGCCGGGACCACGTCCAGTCGCTCGGAGACATCCTCACCAATACAATGCAGGCAACCGCCGCAGGCGCAGATCAGGCTTTCCGGCTCGATCACCTCTTCGACATGAGGGAGATGCTTTGGGAGGGAGCCGCGATTGATCGCGCGTGGCTTGGCAATCCTCTGTTCGGCAGGAGTGTCCGCCTCATCCTCGGCATGGATGGCGGCCATGGCCGTTTCCAGGTCTTCGAGCGCCAGATCGAACTGATCGGGATCGATCTTCTCGGATTTGCGTCCGAAGGCCGCCTGCTTGAAGGCTGCGACCAGCTTCTCAAGCTGCTCGATCCGCTCGTCTTTGCGAGCGATATGCTCGTCTTTACTGGATATCGCGGCGTCTTTGGCTGCCTCTCGTGCCTGCGCCGCGATCAGCATCGCCTTCAGAGAAGCAACATCATCGGGAAGATCGGCGGCATCAAGCATGGCTGGAAGCTACCAAATCCCGGCCCGTTTTGCCTTCGGAATTCACCGTGCTGAGTCATCGTGCCGCAGCTATTCGATAGCCTCTGGCGTTCTCGTTTGGACGGCATGAACCCGCCGCCAATCAAGGCCTGCGAACAGGGCTTCGAACTGGGCGTGGGTGAGCGTCATCAATCCATCCTTGATGCTGGGCCAAGTGAACGTGTGCTCTTCCAGCCTTTTGTAGGCCATGACGATCCCGGAGCCATCCCAGTAGATCAGCTTCAACCGGTCAGCCTTGCGTGACCGGAACACGAAGACCGTTCCGGTGAACGGGTCCTTGTGCAACTCGTTCTTCACCAGCGCCGCCAAGCCATCATGACCCTTGCGAAAATCCACGGGTTTGGTCGCCACCATGATCCTGACGCGGTTCGACGGAAAGATCATGTCCCCGCCGCCAGGGCGCGGGCGATGGCAGCGATCCGGGACGCGGACGCGCCTTCCTCCAGGCGGATCGTAACAGAGCCAACGACGATCTCGGGGCGACCAATCGCTTTCGGCGGCGGCTCCGAAACTGGCGGATCGACGATCACCGCCGCGAACTCTACCGCATCCTCCGGTGCTGGCAGGACCAGCTTGCCTTGCCGCGCCATCGTCCGCCAGGTGGAAAGGCTGTTGGCTCGCAATCCATAGCGTTGCGCAACTTCATTGACCGTCGTGCCGGGCCTCAGACTCTCCGACACGATCCGCGCCTTGACCTCATCAGGCCAATGTCGGTGACCCTCACGTCCAGGCTTCCTGGTTGTGAGAAACTCCAACCTAGACTCCATGGAGAAACTCCCGTTCTTCATCCATGGAAACCTCGATCACAGATCAGGCGGTGAAGGGCAATGTGGGGGCGGAACACCGGTTACTTATCACGTAATGCCAGCTCGCCATCGATGATAGAATACCTCCGAGGCTGGAGCTGGCTTCCCCCTCGAAACCGGGAAAAATCGCTTTCAGTTCTGAAGGATATGCTGCCGAACGAGTTCTTTCACCCGCCCGGCTACTGCGCCGGTTCCAGGACCGCGCAATCCTCCCCGCCGCTGCACTCGCCCGAGAGGGTCCGCTGACCAAGGGCAATGGTAAGGACGGTCGCGGCCCCGGCGGCCGCAGACACCCAGAATCCGCTCTGGGGACCATAGCTGTCGACGACCCAGCCCGAGACGAAGGCGCCGAGTGCCATACCGATGCCGATGCCGGTCATCACCCAGGTGACACCTTCCGTCAGCACAGATTCCGGCACGCGACGCTCGATCAGTCCGAAGGCCGTTATAAAGGTCGGCGAGATCGCGATGCCGCTGACGAAGACGGCGATAGCAAGCAGGGTTACGGAGCTGCCGGCGACGAGCAGCGGCAGCGAGGTCAGTGCGAGGATAGCAACAGCGATCAGCAGCTGACGGTGCAAGGGGATGCGCAGATTAAGCGCGCCGAGGGTCAAACCCACCAGGAAGGAACCGAGGGCATAGACACCGATCACCAGGCTTGCCGCATTCGGCTGACCAAGCTCCTTGGTGATGGCGACAACACTCACTTCAGCGGTTGCGAAGATCGCGCCGACGAAGATCAGCGCGAGCGTGATGACCTGCACCGGACGCTGGCGGATCGCGGAGCCAACCGAAGCCGCGCCGGCGACATGACGCACCTTCGGCTCGGTGCCGCGCTGCACGATGAAGGCGGCCGTCCCGAGCGCCAGAAACGCTGTGCTCACCATCATGCCGGCTTCGGGGAATAGGGCGACGGCCAGCCCGACCGACAGCGAGGCGCCGGCGATATAGACCAGTTCGTCCGCGGCACTTTCGAACGCGAAGGCGGTGTTGAGCTCGGGCCGGTTGCGAAAGAGTTCCGTCCAGCGCGCCCGCATCAGCGCCGGAATGCTCGGCATGGCCGCTGCGAGGAAGGCTGAGGCGAACAGCGTCCACACCGGCCAGTTCTGGTTGGTCGCGGTGATCAGCGCGATGAACGCCAGCACGGATACGATGGTTGTGGGAACGACGACTGCCGTCTGGCCCAACCGATCGACCGCTCGCGAAATCTGCGGCGAGATCACCGCATTGGTGAGCGCATAAGTCGCCGACACGGCGCCCGCCAGCCAATATTCGCCATGTGCCTGGGAGAGCATGGCAACGATGCCGATCGGCGCCATGGCGATAGGAAGGCGTGCGAAAAAGCCGGCTGCGGAGAAGCCCTTGGCCCCAGGTGCCGCGAATATTTGTTTATACGGATTTGACATGGGACGATCCTTCCAGATATCGGATAGAACGCTTATATACGGAGCGTATGTGTTTTAGATAATGCATACGTTCCGTATGTCAATGAAAAAGATACGCGGCGTATGCCAATGGAGAAGAGATGCGCAAACCGCGCCAGGAGATGATCGCAGAGACCCGCGGCAAACTGATCGCAGCCGGGCGGCGTGCCTTTGGCACGATCGGCTACGCGGAAGCCTCGATGGACGATTTCACCGGCGAAGCGGGACTGACGCGCGGCGCCCTCTATCACCACTTCGGTGACAAGACGGGCCTGCTCCAGGCCGTCATCATCGAAATCGATGCAGAAATGACGGACCGGCTGAACGAGGTCTCGGCCGCCGCTCCCACGCGCTGGCAGGGATTTGTCGACGAGTGCTCCGCCTATATCGAAATGGCGCTTGAGCCTGAAATCCAGCGTATCATGTTTCGCGATGGCCCGGCTGTACTCGGCGATATCTCGCAATGGCAGAACACCCCCGGCTGCATCGCCGCCCTCTCCCGCAGCCTCGACCGTCTCAAGGCCGATGGCGAGATCATCGATATCGACACCGAAACCGCCGCTCGCCTCATCAATGGCGCTAGCAGCCATATGGCGCTGTGGATCGCCAATGCCGAGAATCCGGAGGCGGTTTCGAAGCGGGCGGTCGCGGGATTCAAGGCTATGTTGGGCAGCCTCCGCAGGCAGCAAGGAGGTGTTTGATTTTCTATTCAGGCGCCATCGGGCCTGGGTCGTTTCCTTGACGATCGCGTTCCTGCCGCTCTCTAGCCACCGCTCCACACTCTGATACGTTTTTGGCATTTCCTGAAACATGCCAGATACGCAGACCCGTCAGACATCACTCCGTCACGAAATGTCGCCCTGGGCGACAAGAACATGGAGTGCCACATGAAGAAGTTTGACAATATTCGCGCCTGGCGCCGGCTTGCCCGCGGAGCAATGGTGATGGCGGTTGGACCGATGTTGCTGTTCCCAGCCGGTTACCTTGTGCCGGCGAGTGCCGCCGACGTCACATCGGAAGGGCCGGCGACGCCGATCGAGGCCGACGAAACGATCCGCCCGTTCCAGATCCACGTTCCGCAGTCACAGCTTGACGATCTGCGCAAGCGCATTGCCGAAACGCGTTGGCCAGACAAGGAGACCGTGAGCGACACCTCGCAAGGCATCCAGCTTTCGCGCGTCCAGGATCTGGTCCGTTACTGGGGCACTGATTACGATTGGCGCAAAGCCGAGGCTGAGCTCAATGCACTTCCGGAATTCATCACGACGATCGACGGGGTCGATATCCAGTTCATCCATGTGCGATCGCGTCATCC
Encoded here:
- a CDS encoding conserved hypothetical protein (KEGG: vei:Veis_3689 hypothetical protein), producing MTDHSLKDTQAANPSASGPAGALFEGQVGAHYLLTLLAESDPRGLPGVTAERVELQRAGEGHPLDDVIVRGTTRTGLPAVLEVQVKRTIRFAPADSVFRDVVEQLARAFLTLDVSNLHHQFAVATERTSFKITGPYQDVLRWARELSSADTFIERINRKNVGNDDMRAFIATVRGHLGACGCTNDDMTVWQILRRFQILTFDYDAPGSQSLELATERCRDVLEPDEAPRASAFWKVLTESVIRSAASGGEFDRVKLVTELACVDGFRLRGTRRNRAPRQTLQNSSALAAEALRRDIGGATLARTAQLDIVRGSRDHGRYLEIRGGPGVGKSGILGMLVKEMLTEASAMVLTPERTPSGGWLVFKAALGLEGSPQEFLSDLASDGGAVLFIDSLDFFQDSGKKATVIDLVRSAVDVPSFQVIVTARTDFDKEEPNWLPAETLERLGRAPPITIGELGPEELEELRKAAPSLRALLSDDHPARSISQNLFRLSRLLEVQGSTQELRSEVDLIERWWKTGDGVSEGRRDRARLLADLSEQTLIGADHVVTRSLPATVESLIASETLVEIGLDRVSFRHDVLREWGVAAILSDDLSRLDNLPLSQAAAASLVRGVELGARFALERATDGQPWVEYLDRVSVAGSHPSWRRWSLLAILRSEIAPILLDRAATSLFENEGSLLGELIRTAKAVESRPFREMLAQAGITLPVSVPEGFYAAANPSWATLVYWLLNRKEELPLELVPDIVELLQNLGASMLFLDPLTPKMANVLADWLDEIDEARDFEVYTKGGPRSRFSGVFSYHDLEKLGDDMRRAFALMAARVPERAQSHLRSVLARTHNDSTIQNILRFRGMFAKVAPSELAELTRTGLVPSPSEDDDYEMSSRERIFTHLDLDFLPSSPGQGPFWDLLSEAPRTGLDLIRDLVNHALAKLKKGRTPGDGVTLVLPSGPRFFPWEKTYTWSRGTSGFHALESGLMALEAWAHARLDRGEAPEVVIADILGPDGSPAAFLLVAVDILISHWPKTVALAMPFLACPQLLSLDRDRQGHDALPGFDPLGLGALRRKEPMGVVRLADLNKRPSRSVPLDFLIGNFAHRDGADVSGLRDLLQLVAAQLGPPKPDDTFAAPRFMTCHALNKIDLANWHPADGGWVYRSPPDEEQHLAALHAEQASELQDLNISLAVQNALEDPSKSSAELAEQALLYAKRLENAPDNSEQNEIVDRRNAFSSAAMIVARDGSDRLLDAHEEWVRKVLNDTFADGRRDVGASQRDGIRYNPIAIAVVGLIHLWRRRGTDTDRDSLLHLAGRDTPEAAHGFGAALPVVRQLDGRMIPALLRCALQAQIRRSLRWDAPEEEKEADQVDFHRRVKDAIVAECAWLDGGTEPGWPVFPRNDIHVRRGIRIGDSANNRPASRRNHRKESMYTQSAALWLRLLTLDAVSNDLTWLPAFVDAYAEWTAEANGAGLERTADVDVRLNEWNNAFFSLFVRSMVSLDVGRAEAQTKHAIDVPDRSFYDILAELNPPIDISYLNGHGLSVSVVVKLREILADRLMQSTGWRREHDRTELSVEMRIGPAIAAMFFNEYNALTKSRCYLYAKGVALIDPFLPKLSELISTGPVPFTAMLTMNLLEVSPLARHMPFFLSSALVWLTRQPTNTDLWVEAGLGIRLAAWIEKIVSIDASQLATGNQLRAKIDDVLARLVRAGVPEAHRIERQIAQSFR
- a CDS encoding Gluconolactonase (PFAM: SMP-30/Gluconolaconase/LRE domain protein~KEGG: ret:RHE_PF00485 gluconolactonase precursor protein); this encodes MAEASIYEIHDPRFRQMIVTSAGLDELYSGCRWAEGPVWFNDANQLLWSDIPNQRMLRWTPESGVSVYRQPSNFTNGHTRDRLGRLISCEHGARRVTRTEIDGSITVLADRFEGARLNSPNDVAVKSDGSIWFTDPTYGIMSDYEGYRAEPEQPTRNVYRLDPTTGALAAVVTDFIQPNGLAFSPDETILYVADSAASHDESLPRHIRAFDVVDGNRLTNSRVFCLIDNGIPDGIRTDVNGNLWSSAADGVHCFDPAGKLIGKIRVPQTVANLTFGGPQRNRLFIAATRSVYSVYVAVSGAQVP
- a CDS encoding IS66 Orf2 family protein (PFAM: IS66 Orf2 family protein~KEGG: transposase), which gives rise to MIFPSNRVRIMVATKPVDFRKGHDGLAALVKNELHKDPFTGTVFVFRSRKADRLKLIYWDGSGIVMAYKRLEEHTFTWPSIKDGLMTLTHAQFEALFAGLDWRRVHAVQTRTPEAIE
- a CDS encoding transposase IS3/IS911 family protein (PFAM: transposase IS3/IS911 family protein~KEGG: ret:RHE_PD00122 hypothetical protein); its protein translation is MKNGSFSMESRLEFLTTRKPGREGHRHWPDEVKARIVSESLRPGTTVNEVAQRYGLRANSLSTWRTMARQGKLVLPAPEDAVEFAAVIVDPPVSEPPPKAIGRPEIVVGSVTIRLEEGASASRIAAIARALAAGT
- a CDS encoding Glyoxalase/bleomycin resistance protein/dioxygenase (PFAM: Glyoxalase/bleomycin resistance protein/dioxygenase~KEGG: sil:SPO2584 glyoxalase family protein) is translated as MKLAHINLVARDAEALAAFYVNVMKCELLRAPKMLSGEIVSRGNGLPNAEIYTIWLKFPELERPFLEIHEHTVTHHRDQPRVNEPGYGHLAFQMEDISDVLSKIIQAGGAQIGEVTDFGTSEKPYLIAYARDPEGNVLELEQLSTDR